In the genome of Cercospora beticola chromosome 2, complete sequence, one region contains:
- a CDS encoding uncharacterized protein (antiSMASH:Cluster_12~SMCOG1080:lysine/ornithine N-monooxygenase), protein MAPHSLLDDMSSSPHSENSTAITSPDDMFSMVNGIKRSNLHRYGDDEVQDLVCCGFGPASLAIAVALHDSLELNDTRLSTRAPRVRFLEKQHKFAWHAGMLLPGAKMQITFLKDMATLRNPRSEFTFLNYLHSNDRLVTFTNLNTFLPQRIEYEDYMRWCAEHFNNVVDYSQNVDTVTAGPRNSRTGAVEYFNVQSTNTQTGERQSLKARHVVIAAGGRPNIPRSLPQNHPRVIHSSQYATHINKIFAEGSRPRRIAVIGGGQSAAECWHDVPTRFPGTQSVLLIRGAALKPSDDSPFVNEVFNPDRVDHVFSQDPHIRANALAMDKATNYGVVRIELLEHIYNEMYTYRLKGIAEEDWPQRIQPHREVTGLRDITVDGKPAVELQIQNNSGLYQHHRNVGTETLEVDLVVVASGYKRDSHKDMLKEVRGLMRGGDAEDNDWTVKRDYAVEFEEGAVDPGAGVWLQGCNEKTHGLSDTLLSILAVRGGEMVENIFGYSPVANEKHMETSLKLR, encoded by the exons ATGGCACCACATTCACTGCTGGACGACATGTCGTCTTCTCCACACTCGGAGAACTCAACGGCCATCACCTCGCCTGACGACATGTTCAGCATGGTCAACGGCATCAAGCGATCGAATCTGCATCGatatggcgacgatgaagtgCAAGATCTCGTGTGCTGTGGTTTCGGCCCCGCGTCTCTCGCAATTGCTGTCGCTCTCCACGACAGCCTGGAGCTGAACGACACTAGGCTATCGACTCGTGCTCCGCGTGTGCGCTTCCTGGAAAAGCAGCACAAGTTCGCATGGCACGCTGGTATGCTGTTGCCAGGCGCGAAAATGCAAATCACCTTCCTCAAGGATATGGCAACTCTCCGAAACCCGCGAAGCGAGTTCACTTTTTTGAACTACCTGCACAGCAACGACCGGTTAGTGACATTCACCAACCTGAACACATTCCTGCCTCAGCGGATAGAGTACGAAGACTACATGCGTTGGTGTGCAGAGCACTTCAACAACGTCGTCGACTATAGCCAGAATGTGGACACTGTTACTGCTGGCCCACGGAATTCGAGGACGGGCGCTGTAGAGTACTTCAACGTGCAATCGACAAACACCCAGACTGGCGAACGACAGTCGCTCAAGGCCAGGCATGTCGTCATTGCCGCGGGAGGTCGACCCAACATCCCGCGATCGCTTCCACAGAACCACCCGAGAGTGATCCACTCTTCGCAATATGCCACACATATCAACAAGATCTTTGCAGAGGGCTCAAGACCGAGGAGGATTGCCGTTATTGGAGGCGGACAGAGTGCTGCTGAGTGCTGGCATGATGTGCCCACACGTTTCCCAGGAACGCAATCCGTGCTACTGATTCGAGGTGCGGCCTTGAAGCCCAGTGATGACTCGCCTTT TGTCAACGAAGTATTCAACCCAGACCGAGTGGACCACGTCTTCTCCCAGGATCCACACATTCGCGCAAATGCTCTGGCCATGGACAAAGCGACCAACTACGGTGTCGTCCGAATCGAATTGCTTGAGCACATTTACAATGAAATGTACACATACCGCCTCAAGGGTATCGCAGAAGAGGACTGGCCACAGAGAATCCAGCCCCACCGGGAAGTCACTGGCCTGCGGGATATCACGGTCGATGGCAAGCCGGCCGTCGAGCTGCAGATCCAGAACAACTCTGGTCTGTACCAACACCACAGGAATGTTGGCACCGAGACATTGGAGGTTGATCTGGTCGTCGTGGCCAGCGGTTACAAGCGTGACTCGCACAAGGACATGCTGAAGGAAGTCCGCGGTCTCATGCGGGGCGGCGACGCCGAGGACAACGACTGGACTGTCAAGCGTGACTACGCTGTTGAGTTCGAGGAGGGAGCTGTCGACCCAGGCGCTGGCGTCTGGCTGCAAGGTTGCAATGAGAAGACACATGGTCTCTCTGATACGCTCCTCTCCATTCTTGCGGTGCGTGGTGGAGAGATGGTTGAGAACATCTTCGGCTACTCACCTGTTGCGAATGAGAAGCACATGGAGACTTCTTTGAAGCTGAGATGA